ACACCATCGCCGACCTCGCCGACCAGCGCATGACCGTCTTCCTCTCGACGCACATCCTCCCCGTGGTCGACGAACTCGCCGATACGATCGGCGTCCTCCACGACGGCCGCCTCGTCGCCGAGGGCGCGCCCGAGGAGCTGAAACGCCGCGCCGAGTCGGGCGAAGGCCGGAGCCTCGAAGAGGTGTTCCTCGAGGTCACCACCGAGGTCGAGGAGACGCCGGCGGACTGACCCGTCTCAGAACTCCACGCGCGAGCAGATGCGCGTCTCGCCGTCGTTCGACTCCAGGTGGGCGATGTCCTCGACGCGCATCTCCCAGTCGAACGACCGCTCGGACAGGTACGACACCACGTCGCCGACCAGTTCCGCGTCGAGGCTGTAGTACGCCAGCGTGATGTGCGGGAACCACCGGTCGGGGTGGTAGTAGTGGTCGGCGTGGTCGGCGAAGTCGGTGAGACTCGTCCAGACGCGGTCGTGCAACGCGGCCAGTTTCGGCGACCGCGCCAGTGGGAGGTAGACGACCGGCGCGGCCGTGAACACGCCGATACCGCCGGTGTGGACGGTGAAGGGGTCGACCTCCGGGGTCACCGAGTGCAGGCGCGACTCGACGGTCGTCTTGTCGTACCGCTCCGCGACGTGGTAGGAGATGTGCGGCGGCGGCAGTTCGCCGGCGGGGTCGATGCCGAACTCGGCGTGCAACTCGTCCCAGATGTCGAGGACGCGCTGGTGGTGGTCGTCCGGCAGCGTGGAGATGACCGCGGAGTTCATCTAGTCGTCCGCGGGGGTGTGCCCGGCGACGTGGTCGTCGGGGACGGTGCCGTCGTCGTTCCAGCCGCGGGCCTCGTAGTACTCCGAGAGCGCGGTGTCGAAGTCGGGCAGGTCGTACGGCAGGGTGTCGTCCTCGCGGTCGAAGCCGCGCTGGTTGTTGAAGTGCCGTTCCAGTTCGACGATGCGGGCACCGATGGCGAGCAGGTCGTCGTAGTCCGCCGCCAGCAGTGCCGCGAGCGTCTCGTCGTCGACGAAGTCACGCGAGAACTTGCAGATGACGGCGGAGTCGAGCACCGCGTTGTGGTTCTCCTTCTCGGCGACCTTCGGGCCCTTGCCCTCCAGCCCCTCCTTCGGAAGCGCCTGGTCCTTGCCGACGAGGGGGTACTCCAGCGCGTAGAACTCCGCGTACATGTGGTCGGCGCCGCGGTTCGACGTGGCGAACGCGAGCCCCTGCCCGTTCAGGGTGCGACCGTCGTGCGCGGAGAACTCCATCCCCTTGACCGACCAGTTCTCGACGCCCAGCTCCTCGTGACAGCGCGCGACCCCCTCCGCGAGCGTGTCGCCGATGCCCTCGCGCATCGCTATCTTCTCGACCGTCTCGTGGACCAGCTCGGCGTTCCCGAACTCGTTCTCGCTGGCGAGGTACGCCGAGACCACGTCGCCACAGGAGATGGTGTCCATCCCGTACTCGTCACACAGCTCGTTCGACTGCATCACGTCGACCACGTCGTCGATGCCCGCGTTCGAGCCGAACGCCATCACGGTCTCGTACTCGGGCCCCTCGGTCTCCAGCCCGGACTCCTCGTCCTTCGTCGGGAGCTTGCAGGCGAACGCACAGGCCGAACAGGTGCCCTTCTTGTACTTCTTCTCCTCGACGGCGTCGCCGCCGATGCCGTCGGCCCCCTCGAACGAGAGTTCGGAGAAGTACCGCGTCGGCAGTGCCTCGACGTGGTTCGCGTAGGAGGTGACGCTGGTCGTCCCCTGCCGGCGCATGATGTGGTCGCTGGTCGCGGCCTCGCGGTGGACGTCCATCTGCACGTCCGGGATGGTCACCTCGGGCGAGGCGTCCCCGCCGAAGGTGATTGCCTTCACGTGCTTCGACCCGAGGACGGCACCGAGGCCACCACGGCCGAAGGCACGCGTCTCCGTCGTCATGATGGACGCAAAGCGCACCAGGTTCTCGCCGGCCGGACCGATGCAGGCGATCTGGTCCTCCTCGAGGTCGTGGGTGTCTTGCATGTACGCCGAGACCTCGGAGGTCGTCGCGCCTTCGAGGCTCGAGACCTCCTCGAACTCGACGCCCTCGTCGGTCACGTGGATGGCCAGCAACTCGTCGCTCTGGCCTGTCACCTCGACCGCGGCGTAGCCGGCCCCGGCGAAGTTCCGGGACATGAAGCCACCCGCGTTCGAAGAGAGCAACCCGCCGGTCAGCGGCGAGACGCCGGTACAGCTCATCCGGCCGGTGAACGACATCTGGGACAGCTGCATCGGCCCCGTCGCGAAGAACAGC
This window of the Haloarchaeobius amylolyticus genome carries:
- a CDS encoding 2'-5' RNA ligase family protein, translating into MNSAVISTLPDDHHQRVLDIWDELHAEFGIDPAGELPPPHISYHVAERYDKTTVESRLHSVTPEVDPFTVHTGGIGVFTAAPVVYLPLARSPKLAALHDRVWTSLTDFADHADHYYHPDRWFPHITLAYYSLDAELVGDVVSYLSERSFDWEMRVEDIAHLESNDGETRICSRVEF
- a CDS encoding aldehyde ferredoxin oxidoreductase family protein; this encodes MNHAVGPLLTVDVGTRETRTTDVDDVLESFIGGRGVGTKLAHDRVPFDVDPFAPENSLFFATGPMQLSQMSFTGRMSCTGVSPLTGGLLSSNAGGFMSRNFAGAGYAAVEVTGQSDELLAIHVTDEGVEFEEVSSLEGATTSEVSAYMQDTHDLEEDQIACIGPAGENLVRFASIMTTETRAFGRGGLGAVLGSKHVKAITFGGDASPEVTIPDVQMDVHREAATSDHIMRRQGTTSVTSYANHVEALPTRYFSELSFEGADGIGGDAVEEKKYKKGTCSACAFACKLPTKDEESGLETEGPEYETVMAFGSNAGIDDVVDVMQSNELCDEYGMDTISCGDVVSAYLASENEFGNAELVHETVEKIAMREGIGDTLAEGVARCHEELGVENWSVKGMEFSAHDGRTLNGQGLAFATSNRGADHMYAEFYALEYPLVGKDQALPKEGLEGKGPKVAEKENHNAVLDSAVICKFSRDFVDDETLAALLAADYDDLLAIGARIVELERHFNNQRGFDREDDTLPYDLPDFDTALSEYYEARGWNDDGTVPDDHVAGHTPADD